GCCGCGTTCGTGGGCACCCGCGTGCTGCCGGGAGACATCGTCGAGGCGGCGGGCCTCTTCGTCGACGGCGCGCTCGTCGCGCCAGAGCGCGAGCCGCTGCGCATCGTGCACTCCGCCCGCTGAGGGGGCGCAAATCGTACGGTGAACGATTGACGCGCGGATCCGCGGCGCGCCGCCCCGTAGGCTGAGCCGATGCGAACCCTCGTCAGCCTCTGCCTGTTGCTCCTCCCCTCGCTCGCTCACGCGGAGGAGCACCCCGTGTGGGATCCCGGGCTGGAGCAGGCGGCGACGGGGTCGCTCGGCCGGGGCACGCCACCCGAGAGCGTCGAGGCGCTGCGCGCGCTGATCGGCGACTACCTGACGCTGAGCGACGCGCAGCTCCGCGCGCGCATCTCCACCACGCGCGGCGGCGCGAGCGGCGACGACGATCGCTACGAGCGCGCGCAGGCCACCTACAACCTCGCGCTCCTCCATCACCTGACGGGAGACGCGGACGCCGCGCGGCGATCCCGCGTCCTGCTCGAGCGCTACGCCGAGGTCTTCGACGGCTGGTCGTACGAGGTGTGCCCGACCTTCTGCGGCGTCTGGACCAACTGGTACCACAACGACTTCGACGTCTCGATGCAGCTCGCGCTCGCCTTCGATCTGCTCGCGCCAGCCGGCGCGCTCGGCGGCGCGGAGGAGACGATCCGCGAGCTCCTCGTGCGGATCGTGCAGCGTGATCTGGAGTACCGCCTCTACACGTTCAACTGGGCCTTCTACCGGCCGCTCGGCCTGATGATCTTCGGACGCGTGCTCGACGATCCGGAGCTGACCCACCTCGGCTACTGGTTCTACGAGAAGCACCTCCACGAGTACTACTCGCACGACGGCTTCCCCTCGGAGGGCGCGTACTCGTATCACGAGCAGCAGACGCCGCGGTTCACCGAGGCGCGTCAGGCGTACTACTTCGACGGCTACTCGGATCCGCCCGGCTACACCCACGAGCCCTTCGATCGGCGCTGGGATCCGCCGCGCATCGACGACTTCGACGTGGCCGCGCGCTGGGGCCGGATCACCGAGCGCATGATGTGGACGCTCCGGCACACGACCTTCCCCGACGGCGAGTTCCCGGTGCTCAACGACACGCGCCACTACGGGCGCGCGTTCGGCGAGCCGCCCGAGGCCAGCGTGCTGCTCGGCGGAGTGGGCCACGCGATCCTGGCCGGCGGCGCGGGCGAGGCGCAGACACAGGCCCGCCTCGACTTCAGCCACACGGTCGGCCACCGCCACCGCGACGCGCTGCACCTGATCTACTACGGCGACGGCGTCGAGACGGTGGGCGGGACCGCGTACCGAAACCCCGATCAGGCGTGGAACACGTCGACGCTCAGCCACAACCTCGTGGCGATCGACGGCGAGGAGCAGGAGGGCTCCTACTTCGTCGACTGGACGATGAGCCCCTACGTCCCGGGCGTCGGTCGCTCGGAGCTGGTGCGGCAGCGCTGGAACCCCGACTCCAACAACGTGCACAACGACGTACTACTCTGGGAGCCGTCCTTCGGCGGCTTCGACGACGTGCAGGTGACGGAGGTCGACGGCCTCGACGCGTACCGTGACCACGCCGACCGCTACCGCCGCATGCTGGTCCTCGTCCGCGTGGAAGGCGACGACTACTACCTGGCAGACTTCTTCCGGGTCCGCGGCGGCACGCAATACGACTGGCTCCTCCACGGCGGGCACGACGCGAACACGCTCTCGCTGCCCCTCTCCACCAGCTCGGCGAGCGGGAGCCTCGGGCGGATCCAGCTGCGCAGCTCCGCCACCACCGGGGACGCGTGGGAGGCGAGCTTCGTGCACGGCGGGACGACGGGGCGCGTGATGATGGCCGGCGCGCCGGACACGACCGTGTTCACCGGCGTCGCGCCCCGCTACGAGCACGGCGGGAACCAGGACCACCTCGTGGTGCGGCGAACGGCGGCGACCGACGAGGAGGTCGTCTTCGCGGCGACGCACGAGACGTTCACGGACTCGCCGCGCGTCATGGCCGTCGAGGGGCTGACGTTCAGCCCGACGGGGAGCGCGGTCGGCCTGCGCATCACGCTCGCCGACGGCGCGGTCGACTACCTCGCGCAGAGCCTCGAGGAGGGCCCCGACGCGCCGCTCTACGCGGCGGATGGGGTGGAGCTGTCGTTCTCGGGCCGCTTCGCCCACGTGCGGGTCGGCGCCGACGGCTCACTCGAGACGATGTACCTCGTGGGCGGCCGCGCGCTCTCGTTCGAGGGCGAGTCGCTGACCGCGCCCGACGGCGACTACTCCCATCGCGGCGGCGTGATCGAGGTCGAGCGGCGCGAGTCCGGCGCGGCGGAGGACGCCTTCGTGGTGGACGCGCCGCTGCCCGGCGACCCCGCGCGCTGGGTGGGCAAGTCGATTCACGTCACGACCGGCGACGGCTGGACGTGGGCCTACCGCATCGAGCGCGTGGAGGGGGACCGCGTGATCACGAGCGACGAGCCGGGCTTCGAGCTCGACGCGGACGGCGTCGACCGCCAGTACTTCCCGATCCAGGAGTACCTCGGGCTCGATCGCGTCCCCGGGCCGGTCACCTTCTTCGTGCCCGGCAGCGCGCTGCGCGAGGCGTCCGGAGAGGTGCGCACCACCCGCGACCCGGCCCCGATCGTCCCCGACGGCGGCGTGGGCGGCGACGGGGGCCCGACGACCATGCCCGGCGACGGAGGCGCGGACGCGGGCGGCAGCGACACGGTCACCAGCGGCTGCAGCTGCCGCGCGTCCGGTGGCTCGGGCCGCGGCCCCTGGGCGCTGGTCGCCCTGGCGTTCCTGTTCCTGCTTCGCCGACGCCGTCTCTCGCGGCTGACGCCGATCCTGATCGCCGCGCTCGCCGTCGGCTGCTCCGATCCGGAGCCGGCCGAAGACGCGGGCGCCGAGGACGCTGGCGCCGAAGACGCGATGGCCGCGGTCGACGCGTTCGTGCCGGGCGAAGACGCGGGCGTGGACGACGCCCCGGTGCGACGCGAGGCCGACGGGAGCTTCACCATCCGGCGTGAGGACGGCGAGACCTTTTCGCTCTGCGGCTGCAGCGACGACCCGGTCCCGCTCTCGCTCGGCCCCGCGCTCTACGCGGTGGTCGGTCGGGAGGCGCAGCTCTTCTTCGACAACATCACGAGCAAGGACGCGAGCGCCTACACGTGGACCACGCTCGGTCCCGCCGAGGCCACGACCGACGCGGCGCGCTGGGCGTGGACGCCTTCGGCGGCGGGGGAGCAGCCGCTCTTCGTCGTCGCGTGGGACGAAGGCGACGTCCCGGTGGCGGTGGCACAGAGCGCGGTGACGGTGAGCGCCGCCGACGCGGGCGCCGGGACCGCGCCGACGATCCTGTTCCTCGGCGACTCCACCACCAACGCGGGCGTCTACGTGCGAGAGCTGCACGCGCGCTTCGCCGACGACCCGATGGACGGCCGCTCGGTCGGCACGCGCGGCACCGCGCCGGACCTGCACGAGGGTCGCTCCGGTTGGCGCATCCACGACTACGCGACGGACTCCCGCGGCCCGGGCGCGAACCCGTTCTTCAACGACGGCGGCTTCGACTTCCAGCACTACCTCGACACGGTCGGGATCGAGGCGCCCGACTTCTTCTTCGTGCACCTCGGCATCAACGACGTCTTCACCGTCTCCGACGCGGCGCTCGAAGATCGCCTGGCCGAGATGTTCGACGAGCTCGACGCGATCCTCGGCGACGTGCAGCGCGCGTCACCCGAGACCCGCCTCGCCATCGGGCTGACCATCGTGCCCTGCGCCACGGAGTCGGGCTTCCGCGAGAGCTACCCCGACAACCCCGAGTACACGCGCGAGCGCTACAAGCCGCGCATCGTCGAGTGGGCCCGCCGCGTCATCGCCCACTACGAGGGCACGGGCGTCGCCCTGGTTCCGCTCAACGCGGGCATCGACAGCCAGCTCGGCTTCCCCAACGAGCCGGACGGCGCGGGCGGCCTCCGCCACACCAACGCCGTGCACCCCAACACGCTCGGGTACGCGCAGATGGCCGAGTCGATCTACGCGTGGCTCAAGTCCACGGCGCCCTGACGGGTCACTCGCCTTCGTCGCAGCGGCGGACGCGGTCCCGGCCGCCGCGTTTGGCGTCGTAGAGCGCGGCGTCGGCGGCGCTCTGGAGGCCGGACGCTTCGATGTCGTCGGGCAACGCGGCGAGGCTGGCCACCCCAATCGAGAGCGTCTGCGCGCCCGCGACGGAGGCCTTGGCGCTCGCGGCGTGAAAGGCGCCCCGGAGGCGCTCGGCGAGCTCGACCGCCGCGTCGAGGCCGGTCTCCGGCGCGAGCACCACAAACTCCTCGCCGCCGTAGCGATGCGCGAAGTCCGCCTCGCGGACGCCCGCGCGCAGCACCCCGCCGAGGCAGACGAGCACCTCGTCGCCCACGTCGTGCCCGTGCGTGTCGTTGACCTTCTTGAAGTGGTCCACGTCCATCATCAGCAGGCTGAGCTCACGCCCGTAGCGCCGCGCGCGCTCGACCTCCTTGGGCAGCCGCTCGTCGAGCATGCGCCGGTTCTCGAGGCCGGTGAGCCCGTCGATCTTCGCGAGCTGCCCGAGCGCGCGGCTCTTCTCCTCGAGCGCGCGGGTCAGCCGACGGATCCGCAGCATCGCCACCAGCCGGATGGTCAGCTCGAGCTCGTCCACCGGCTTGGTCAGCAGGTCGTCGGCGCCCGCCTCGATGCAGCGGCGGCGCGCCTTCTGGTCGCTCATGCCCGTCAAGAACACGATCGGGACGTACGACCGCGAGCGCTCTCGCAGCATGCGGGTGAGCTTGAAGCCGTCGACGTTGGGCATGACGGCGTCCATCAGGACCAGATCCACGTCGTGCTCGGCGAAGCGCTGGATCGCCTCGGTCCAGCTGTGCGCCAGGATCGTGCGGTGGCCGCTCTTCTGCACCATCGTCGCGACCTTCGTGGCGCCGAGCTTCTCGTCGTCGACGATGAGCACCGTCGCCACGACGTGTTCGTCGCTCAGGAAGGCGGGCGGTCTGGAGGTGAGGGTCGGATCCGACACGTGGGGTGGGTGTCACTCCCGGTTTCCCAGGGTAACACCGTCACTGCGTCACGAGCACGTGGCTTCCGCGGAGCGGCGTGTTCTCCGTGGACACGCCGTCCCACCCCGCCGGCAGCTCCGGCCAGGTGCGGCCGAACACGTAGTGCGCGTCGAAGGGCGTCATGTTCACGCAGCCGTGGCTGCGCGGCAGGCCGAAGCGGGTGTGCCAGAACGCGGTGTGGAGCGCGACCGCGCCCTCGAAGTACTGCGTCCAGGGGACGTCTTCGATGCTGTAGCGGTCGTCACCCGCGTCCGGCCCGATGTTGCTCATCGTGTCGGTGATGTGCTTGCGACGGATCTCGAAGAGCCCGGTCGGCGTCTCGTTGCCCTCGATGCCCGTGCTCACCAGCGTGGCGTAGGTGGGCGTGTCGCCACGGTAGAGCACCAGCGTCTGCTCGCTCAGGTCCACGTGCACCCACGGCTCGTCGGCGGCCACGCCGTCGGGGCGGTCGAC
This window of the Sandaracinaceae bacterium genome carries:
- a CDS encoding GDSL-type esterase/lipase family protein, with protein sequence MRTLVSLCLLLLPSLAHAEEHPVWDPGLEQAATGSLGRGTPPESVEALRALIGDYLTLSDAQLRARISTTRGGASGDDDRYERAQATYNLALLHHLTGDADAARRSRVLLERYAEVFDGWSYEVCPTFCGVWTNWYHNDFDVSMQLALAFDLLAPAGALGGAEETIRELLVRIVQRDLEYRLYTFNWAFYRPLGLMIFGRVLDDPELTHLGYWFYEKHLHEYYSHDGFPSEGAYSYHEQQTPRFTEARQAYYFDGYSDPPGYTHEPFDRRWDPPRIDDFDVAARWGRITERMMWTLRHTTFPDGEFPVLNDTRHYGRAFGEPPEASVLLGGVGHAILAGGAGEAQTQARLDFSHTVGHRHRDALHLIYYGDGVETVGGTAYRNPDQAWNTSTLSHNLVAIDGEEQEGSYFVDWTMSPYVPGVGRSELVRQRWNPDSNNVHNDVLLWEPSFGGFDDVQVTEVDGLDAYRDHADRYRRMLVLVRVEGDDYYLADFFRVRGGTQYDWLLHGGHDANTLSLPLSTSSASGSLGRIQLRSSATTGDAWEASFVHGGTTGRVMMAGAPDTTVFTGVAPRYEHGGNQDHLVVRRTAATDEEVVFAATHETFTDSPRVMAVEGLTFSPTGSAVGLRITLADGAVDYLAQSLEEGPDAPLYAADGVELSFSGRFAHVRVGADGSLETMYLVGGRALSFEGESLTAPDGDYSHRGGVIEVERRESGAAEDAFVVDAPLPGDPARWVGKSIHVTTGDGWTWAYRIERVEGDRVITSDEPGFELDADGVDRQYFPIQEYLGLDRVPGPVTFFVPGSALREASGEVRTTRDPAPIVPDGGVGGDGGPTTMPGDGGADAGGSDTVTSGCSCRASGGSGRGPWALVALAFLFLLRRRRLSRLTPILIAALAVGCSDPEPAEDAGAEDAGAEDAMAAVDAFVPGEDAGVDDAPVRREADGSFTIRREDGETFSLCGCSDDPVPLSLGPALYAVVGREAQLFFDNITSKDASAYTWTTLGPAEATTDAARWAWTPSAAGEQPLFVVAWDEGDVPVAVAQSAVTVSAADAGAGTAPTILFLGDSTTNAGVYVRELHARFADDPMDGRSVGTRGTAPDLHEGRSGWRIHDYATDSRGPGANPFFNDGGFDFQHYLDTVGIEAPDFFFVHLGINDVFTVSDAALEDRLAEMFDELDAILGDVQRASPETRLAIGLTIVPCATESGFRESYPDNPEYTRERYKPRIVEWARRVIAHYEGTGVALVPLNAGIDSQLGFPNEPDGAGGLRHTNAVHPNTLGYAQMAESIYAWLKSTAP
- a CDS encoding diguanylate cyclase — its product is MSDPTLTSRPPAFLSDEHVVATVLIVDDEKLGATKVATMVQKSGHRTILAHSWTEAIQRFAEHDVDLVLMDAVMPNVDGFKLTRMLRERSRSYVPIVFLTGMSDQKARRRCIEAGADDLLTKPVDELELTIRLVAMLRIRRLTRALEEKSRALGQLAKIDGLTGLENRRMLDERLPKEVERARRYGRELSLLMMDVDHFKKVNDTHGHDVGDEVLVCLGGVLRAGVREADFAHRYGGEEFVVLAPETGLDAAVELAERLRGAFHAASAKASVAGAQTLSIGVASLAALPDDIEASGLQSAADAALYDAKRGGRDRVRRCDEGE